From Aristaeella lactis, the proteins below share one genomic window:
- a CDS encoding LysR family transcriptional regulator has protein sequence MTIQQLNYVITISEKGSLNKAAEVLYVTQPSLTSAVRELEKELGITLFNRGGKGVTLTNDGAEFIQYARQVVTQYDRLLEKYGKGGNLRKKFGISCQHYSFAVKSFVEMVKQFDTDEYEFAIRESKTRDVIEDVTTGKSEVGILYLSDFNRKAIGKFLKSSQLEFHPLIKCEPYVYLWKGHPLANKKSIRLEELRDYPCLSFEQGPSGAFYFAEEILSTYDYIRTIKATDRATMLNLMVGLNGYTLCSGIICEELNGSDYVAVAFEDEEEEVAAGRMEIGYIVKENMILSQMAEKYIAELKRYLSSIQN, from the coding sequence ATGACGATCCAGCAGCTGAACTATGTGATCACCATTTCCGAGAAAGGATCTCTGAACAAGGCGGCGGAAGTGCTGTATGTCACACAGCCCTCCCTGACCAGCGCTGTGCGTGAACTGGAAAAGGAACTGGGGATCACCCTTTTCAACCGCGGCGGGAAAGGCGTTACCCTGACTAACGATGGCGCGGAATTTATCCAGTATGCCCGGCAGGTGGTGACCCAGTATGATCGGCTCCTGGAGAAATACGGAAAAGGCGGAAACCTGCGGAAAAAATTCGGCATCTCCTGCCAGCACTATTCCTTTGCTGTAAAGAGTTTTGTGGAAATGGTGAAGCAGTTCGATACGGATGAGTATGAGTTTGCGATCCGGGAAAGCAAAACCCGGGATGTGATCGAGGATGTGACCACCGGCAAGAGCGAGGTAGGTATTCTGTACCTGAGTGACTTTAACCGCAAGGCGATCGGCAAGTTCCTGAAGAGCAGCCAGCTGGAGTTCCATCCGCTGATCAAGTGCGAGCCGTACGTTTACCTGTGGAAGGGACATCCGCTGGCAAATAAAAAGTCGATCCGGCTGGAAGAACTGCGGGATTATCCCTGCCTGAGCTTTGAGCAGGGGCCCAGCGGTGCGTTCTATTTCGCGGAAGAGATCCTGAGCACCTATGACTATATCAGGACCATTAAAGCGACAGACCGGGCAACGATGCTGAACCTGATGGTGGGCCTGAACGGATATACCCTGTGCAGCGGCATTATCTGCGAGGAACTGAACGGATCCGACTATGTGGCTGTGGCCTTTGAGGATGAGGAAGAAGAGGTCGCCGCAGGACGGATGGAGATCGGGTACATTGTGAAGGAAAATATGATCCTGAGCCAGATGGCAGAAAAGTATATTGCGGAACTGAAGAGGTACCTGAGTTCAATTCAGAATTGA
- the yfbR gene encoding 5'-deoxynucleotidase — translation MSFPFFAYLSRLKLIRRWSLMRNTVPENDAEHSLQVAMIAHAIAVIARDRYGKQVNPEHVLSLAVYHDATEVMTGDLPTPVKYHNDELRGAYHQLEDLSADRLLTLLPDDMKPAFTPYMKQEAGYEHTLVKAADRISACIKCMEEQRAGNREFDYAAENIRKSIANIDLPEVKDFLTDFLPAFDMTLDELNHPSR, via the coding sequence ATGTCCTTTCCCTTTTTCGCTTATCTTTCCCGGCTGAAGCTGATCCGCCGCTGGAGTCTCATGCGGAACACCGTGCCGGAAAACGATGCCGAGCATTCCCTGCAGGTGGCCATGATCGCCCATGCCATCGCGGTGATCGCAAGAGATCGCTATGGAAAGCAGGTCAATCCCGAGCATGTGCTCTCCCTGGCGGTCTATCATGACGCGACTGAGGTGATGACCGGTGACCTGCCCACGCCCGTCAAGTATCATAACGACGAGCTTCGCGGCGCTTATCATCAGCTGGAGGATCTTTCCGCTGACCGCCTGCTGACGCTCCTGCCGGATGATATGAAGCCTGCCTTCACCCCGTATATGAAGCAGGAAGCCGGTTATGAGCATACCCTGGTCAAGGCCGCGGACCGCATTTCCGCCTGCATCAAATGCATGGAAGAACAGCGGGCCGGCAACCGGGAGTTCGACTATGCCGCGGAGAACATCCGAAAGAGCATCGCGAATATCGATCTTCCCGAAGTGAAGGATTTCCTGACAGATTTCCTCCCCGCCTTCGACATGACCCTGGATGAACTCAACCATCCATCCCGCTGA
- a CDS encoding LCP family protein, producing MKRILALFLVLTLMLPVFSLAESDEEDLNIEDIIEDVDYDDEEEGEDSDDGVDDAVLAAQQPLSEELQDELKSVLESKDYVPTELDIGVYSSSDLFINDNLPDNIINILLLGVDTRNSELEVDDVKLADVQMILSFNTETGSIKLSSIPRDTLVENPYTGKQSPINYSIQYFDKNKKFHDNPQRSIATVNHNFELNVQSYVMINFRGVAAIVDKLGGIDLELTEGEAANINYYLKKNGKSISRHYDTKEAKAARVELQVQDGVQHLDGLQALMYARLRQNKTRKKYNLGDDWQRTARTRNLLDKLLQKVLKKDAWDIIDLAGFAIDYVDTNMNLDTMSSMILKVLGSGIISKLGSTDSIIEQFRIPMDDTWSYVQEGDWKGKVFMSKRNGNFQKNVEALHEFIYGQYHPANP from the coding sequence ATGAAACGAATTCTTGCCCTGTTCCTGGTTCTTACCCTGATGCTTCCCGTTTTCTCCCTTGCCGAATCCGACGAGGAAGATCTCAATATTGAAGACATCATCGAAGATGTGGATTATGATGATGAAGAAGAGGGTGAGGACAGCGATGACGGCGTGGATGACGCGGTTCTTGCTGCCCAGCAGCCCCTTTCCGAGGAACTGCAGGACGAACTGAAATCCGTTCTTGAGTCCAAGGACTATGTGCCCACCGAACTGGACATCGGTGTATACAGCAGCAGCGATTTGTTCATTAACGACAATCTGCCCGACAATATCATCAATATTCTGCTTCTGGGCGTCGATACCAGAAATTCCGAACTGGAAGTTGACGACGTGAAACTTGCTGACGTCCAGATGATTTTATCTTTCAACACAGAAACCGGATCCATTAAACTTTCTTCCATTCCCCGTGACACACTCGTGGAAAATCCCTACACCGGAAAACAGTCTCCCATTAACTATTCCATTCAGTATTTCGACAAAAACAAGAAGTTTCACGATAATCCTCAGCGTTCCATCGCCACCGTTAACCACAATTTCGAGTTGAATGTCCAGAGCTATGTGATGATCAACTTCCGCGGTGTCGCTGCCATCGTGGATAAGCTGGGCGGCATTGATCTGGAACTGACCGAAGGCGAAGCCGCCAATATTAACTACTACCTGAAGAAAAACGGAAAATCCATTTCCAGGCACTATGATACCAAGGAGGCCAAGGCAGCCCGGGTTGAACTGCAGGTTCAGGATGGCGTACAGCACCTGGACGGCCTGCAGGCCTTGATGTATGCCCGGCTGCGCCAGAACAAGACCCGGAAAAAGTATAACCTCGGTGATGACTGGCAGAGGACGGCCCGCACCCGCAACCTGCTGGACAAGCTCCTGCAGAAGGTGCTGAAAAAGGACGCCTGGGATATCATTGATCTCGCCGGCTTCGCGATTGACTATGTGGACACCAACATGAACCTCGACACCATGTCCTCCATGATCCTGAAGGTTCTGGGCAGCGGAATCATCAGCAAGCTGGGTTCCACCGATTCCATCATTGAGCAGTTCCGCATTCCCATGGACGATACCTGGTCTTATGTACAGGAAGGAGACTGGAAGGGCAAGGTCTTCATGAGCAAGCGCAACGGCAACTTCCAGAAGAACGTTGAAGCCCTGCATGAATTCATCTATGGTCAGTACCATCCCGCCAATCCCTGA
- a CDS encoding oligosaccharide flippase family protein produces the protein MSTKKNAAYNVAYRVFSILLPLVTAPYLDKTVGTAGVGLYSNEWAMSELFCLVGMLGLADYGVRSIANVRDDREQLDRTFSGIWQMQLLVASITLLFWLGYVFLFAGEGKTIALHLTMMSISCLCSFDWCLMGLDQFKSIALRNTFVKLAAAACVFIFIKNVDDLWIYGFAWSLATLLGNLSCAATLKGKVSYHRVSMKETLKHLRPCAVLFISVAAVSIYRKMDKVMVKNIAGKYENGLYESAEKIIYCLSGFISAIGTVMMPKITNLLKKGETEKIAKHIDKSMNLIICMVSAMAFGLAAVADRFAPLFFPKSGACYVLMIPLGFTLIMIGFANVIRTQVVLPQKRDHIFVKSVCTGAVVNLIVNACLIPSMKAMGAVIGTLAAEMTVPVAQYIILRKELPYKRFIGYVGVYAVIGGIMLAGVRAVGSLLPVNNWLNLGIMTVTGIAVYGALCLAWWKVSKTDFRVLNT, from the coding sequence ATGAGTACAAAAAAGAACGCGGCTTACAATGTCGCCTACCGGGTCTTTTCGATACTGCTGCCGCTGGTTACGGCACCGTACCTGGATAAGACTGTCGGCACAGCCGGCGTTGGTCTCTATTCCAACGAGTGGGCGATGAGCGAGCTCTTCTGCCTGGTGGGCATGCTGGGCCTGGCGGATTACGGCGTCAGGTCTATTGCCAATGTCCGGGACGACCGGGAACAGCTGGACAGGACTTTCTCAGGCATCTGGCAGATGCAGCTGCTGGTTGCCAGTATTACGCTGCTGTTCTGGCTGGGATATGTGTTCCTGTTTGCCGGGGAGGGCAAAACGATTGCCCTGCACCTGACCATGATGAGCATCAGCTGCCTGTGCAGCTTTGACTGGTGCCTGATGGGCCTGGACCAGTTCAAGTCCATTGCCCTGCGGAATACGTTTGTGAAGCTTGCGGCAGCGGCCTGCGTATTTATCTTTATCAAAAACGTTGATGACCTCTGGATCTATGGCTTTGCCTGGAGTCTTGCGACGCTGCTGGGCAACCTGAGCTGCGCGGCGACGCTGAAGGGAAAGGTGAGCTATCACCGGGTTTCCATGAAGGAAACGCTGAAGCACCTGCGACCCTGCGCAGTGCTGTTCATCTCCGTCGCGGCTGTCAGCATTTACCGCAAGATGGACAAGGTCATGGTCAAGAATATTGCGGGCAAATATGAAAACGGCCTGTATGAAAGCGCGGAAAAGATCATCTACTGCCTGAGCGGCTTTATTTCCGCTATCGGGACTGTGATGATGCCGAAGATTACGAACCTGCTGAAAAAAGGCGAAACGGAAAAGATCGCGAAGCATATCGACAAAAGCATGAACCTGATCATCTGCATGGTGAGTGCCATGGCTTTCGGCCTGGCGGCGGTTGCGGACCGGTTTGCGCCGCTGTTCTTCCCGAAGTCCGGTGCATGTTATGTGCTGATGATCCCGCTGGGATTTACACTGATCATGATCGGCTTTGCCAACGTGATCCGTACCCAGGTGGTGCTGCCCCAGAAAAGGGACCATATCTTCGTGAAGAGCGTGTGTACCGGTGCTGTGGTGAATCTGATCGTGAATGCCTGCCTGATCCCTTCCATGAAGGCCATGGGCGCGGTCATCGGGACGCTGGCCGCGGAGATGACCGTGCCGGTGGCGCAGTATATCATTCTGCGGAAGGAACTGCCGTATAAGCGGTTTATCGGATATGTGGGAGTCTACGCGGTGATCGGCGGAATTATGCTGGCCGGTGTACGTGCGGTCGGAAGCCTGCTGCCGGTCAATAACTGGCTGAATCTTGGCATTATGACCGTTACGGGAATCGCGGTATACGGGGCGCTTTGCCTGGCCTGGTGGAAGGTCAGCAAAACCGACTTCAGGGTGCTGAATACGTAA
- a CDS encoding Cna B-type domain-containing protein yields the protein MNSDEANEQLSDSITIAEGTGTVAFVNTYTKKTVDITVDKIWSLAEANSAVVCDATNVTWPAGTTVSVKLQKKVGDGEVKDVEGDDATATLSAAHPSHTFEDLVEYEGDQKVTYSVKEVAIEGTYAANFNLGSAEKQDDGSYRITNSEKEAGLTITKSFGDSDLTDAQKGNIVFKVTGNGLKKDGTAVSELTKKYSDFTGDPKKWVLTQADGIMDGVTYTVSETADSVEITGYNRTTTVKVNSDEANEQLSDSITIAEGTGTVAFVNTYIHKTGDLTVTKSVESAATADHDLMFGFTVTLSDETINGTYGDMSFTDGVATFELKDGESKTATGLPTGITYTVEEDECDDFTTLATGADGTIVEDGREADFENTRKLGELEIGKIVSSDLEDDDELEFTFIVTLDGAPITGLHGDMNFEDGVAIVVLKSGEKALADELPTGVKYTVEEDECEGFISEANGDTGTIADNRCTAEFTNTRKIGKAIPEINKKIDGKDAKAVPDGEYVFKLTPVGGAPMPEKDTVTIVMKDGTTEGTAQFGEITYCTVTSEPYVYEITEVPGDTPNMTYSTEKVVMTVEVTEGEKELVTKITYTDNNNTLINTYEIPRVSVMVKKVWKDDGNRDGLRPTGLKIELLADGEATGQYANLNAENNWLDRIEDLPKCKDDKDITYTWKEPSVVGYTLTGTATSGELTTLTNTHVPEKTKVQVKKVWVDSGKHPSDIKVQLFADGKATDKVATLNAANNWTYSWDDLCKNANNEGLSREIRYTVAETEIPEGYVAKITGDASTGFVITNTLETGKLVIQKEFDIKEQEDKPDEDEMTTEIEVVKIWDDNDNKDGNRPESITVHLFAGGEEVRTAKLSADNGWKRKFGDLPKFVKGRPIQYTVTEDPVDMYVTEIYGFTIRNRYQPNLTSATIRKVWNDEENKLQNRPLSIVMTLKNGSTVIQNVVLNEQNGWTATITGLPAKLNGEPAAYTWTEQAVLGYVQESITTNGTVTVITNKLWTRPDTPTQGRTPKFPGETVDIEEYDTPLGIEVVINHVGDCFD from the coding sequence GTGAACAGCGACGAGGCGAACGAGCAGCTGAGCGACAGCATAACAATTGCTGAAGGCACCGGAACGGTAGCGTTCGTGAATACGTATACCAAGAAGACTGTCGACATTACAGTTGACAAGATCTGGTCGCTGGCGGAAGCGAACAGCGCGGTTGTCTGCGATGCGACAAATGTCACATGGCCGGCGGGAACGACGGTCAGCGTGAAGCTGCAGAAGAAGGTCGGCGACGGAGAAGTCAAGGATGTGGAGGGTGATGACGCGACAGCGACGCTGAGCGCGGCACATCCGAGCCATACCTTCGAAGACCTGGTCGAATATGAAGGCGACCAGAAGGTCACATATTCCGTGAAGGAAGTGGCGATCGAAGGTACATATGCGGCGAACTTCAACCTGGGCAGCGCGGAGAAACAGGATGACGGCAGCTACAGGATCACGAACAGTGAGAAGGAAGCCGGCCTGACGATTACGAAGAGCTTCGGCGATTCGGATCTGACGGATGCCCAGAAGGGGAATATCGTCTTCAAGGTGACAGGCAACGGACTGAAGAAGGACGGTACAGCCGTCAGCGAACTGACGAAGAAGTACAGCGACTTCACGGGTGATCCGAAGAAGTGGGTACTGACGCAGGCCGACGGTATCATGGACGGCGTGACATACACTGTAAGCGAGACCGCGGACAGTGTGGAGATCACGGGTTACAACCGGACAACGACCGTAAAGGTGAACAGCGACGAGGCGAACGAGCAGCTGAGCGACAGCATAACAATTGCTGAAGGCACCGGAACGGTAGCGTTCGTGAATACGTATATTCACAAGACTGGCGATCTGACTGTTACCAAGTCTGTAGAAAGTGCCGCTACCGCTGATCATGATCTGATGTTCGGATTCACCGTAACCCTGAGTGATGAGACAATCAACGGCACATACGGCGATATGTCCTTCACCGATGGCGTTGCGACCTTCGAACTAAAGGATGGTGAAAGCAAGACAGCAACAGGATTGCCGACAGGTATCACCTACACGGTTGAAGAAGATGAGTGTGATGACTTTACTACACTCGCAACCGGAGCTGACGGAACAATTGTTGAGGATGGCCGCGAGGCTGATTTTGAAAACACTCGGAAGCTTGGTGAGCTGGAAATTGGCAAGATTGTCAGCAGTGATCTTGAAGACGATGACGAACTGGAATTCACATTTATCGTAACGCTGGACGGTGCACCGATTACTGGCCTGCATGGAGACATGAATTTTGAGGACGGAGTCGCGATAGTTGTTCTGAAGAGCGGCGAGAAGGCGTTGGCGGATGAACTGCCGACCGGTGTCAAATATACGGTTGAGGAAGATGAATGCGAAGGCTTTATCTCTGAAGCCAACGGCGACACCGGAACGATTGCTGATAATCGCTGCACAGCTGAATTCACAAATACCCGCAAGATCGGCAAGGCAATTCCGGAAATCAATAAGAAGATTGATGGCAAGGATGCCAAGGCCGTTCCGGACGGAGAATATGTATTCAAGCTGACGCCTGTGGGCGGTGCTCCGATGCCTGAAAAAGACACGGTGACCATAGTCATGAAGGATGGTACAACCGAAGGAACGGCACAGTTCGGCGAAATCACGTATTGTACCGTGACATCTGAACCCTATGTCTATGAGATTACGGAAGTGCCCGGCGATACACCTAACATGACCTATTCCACGGAAAAGGTAGTCATGACGGTTGAGGTGACAGAAGGCGAGAAGGAACTGGTGACAAAGATCACGTATACGGATAATAACAATACGCTGATCAACACCTATGAGATTCCGAGGGTTTCCGTGATGGTAAAGAAGGTCTGGAAGGACGACGGAAACCGTGACGGACTGCGGCCGACCGGACTGAAGATCGAACTTCTGGCGGACGGAGAAGCAACCGGACAGTACGCAAACCTGAACGCCGAAAACAACTGGCTGGATCGGATTGAAGACCTGCCCAAGTGCAAGGACGACAAGGATATCACCTACACCTGGAAGGAACCGTCGGTGGTCGGATACACCCTGACGGGCACGGCCACAAGCGGCGAACTGACCACACTGACCAACACGCATGTGCCTGAGAAGACCAAGGTTCAGGTGAAGAAGGTCTGGGTGGACAGTGGCAAGCATCCGAGTGATATCAAGGTGCAGCTCTTTGCTGACGGTAAGGCAACTGATAAAGTGGCAACGCTGAATGCCGCGAACAACTGGACGTACAGCTGGGATGACCTGTGCAAGAATGCAAATAACGAAGGCCTGAGCAGGGAAATCCGCTACACGGTTGCTGAAACCGAAATTCCTGAAGGCTATGTGGCAAAGATCACCGGCGATGCTTCTACCGGCTTCGTGATCACAAACACGCTGGAGACCGGCAAACTGGTCATCCAGAAGGAGTTTGACATCAAGGAGCAGGAGGACAAACCGGACGAAGATGAAATGACAACCGAAATTGAAGTCGTGAAGATCTGGGATGATAACGACAACAAGGACGGTAACCGGCCGGAAAGCATTACGGTACACCTGTTCGCAGGCGGTGAGGAAGTCAGGACGGCTAAGCTGAGCGCGGATAACGGCTGGAAGCGGAAGTTCGGCGATCTGCCCAAGTTTGTGAAGGGCAGGCCGATCCAGTACACTGTGACGGAAGATCCGGTGGATATGTACGTCACAGAGATCTACGGATTCACGATCCGGAACAGGTATCAGCCGAACCTGACCAGCGCGACGATCCGGAAGGTCTGGAACGATGAGGAAAACAAGCTCCAGAACAGGCCGCTGAGCATTGTCATGACGCTGAAGAACGGCAGTACCGTGATCCAGAATGTGGTGCTGAATGAGCAGAACGGCTGGACCGCGACGATCACCGGGCTGCCCGCCAAACTGAACGGCGAACCTGCTGCATATACCTGGACAGAACAGGCGGTTCTGGGATATGTACAGGAAAGCATCACGACAAACGGTACGGTGACCGTGATCACCAACAAGCTCTGGACCAGGCCGGATACGCCGACCCAGGGCAGGACACCGAAGTTCCCGGGAGAAACGGTGGATATCGAAGAATATGATACACCGCTGGGAATTGAGGTTGTGATCAACCATGTTGGAGACTGCTTCGACTAA
- a CDS encoding AbrB/MazE/SpoVT family DNA-binding domain-containing protein — MKSTGIVRQLDSLGRIVLPVELRRTLNIGTKDQLEILIDGNSVVLRKYAPNCQFCGSRTSLSTFRDKLVCKRCLAELKEL; from the coding sequence ATGAAATCTACAGGCATCGTTCGTCAGCTGGATTCCCTGGGGCGCATTGTACTTCCGGTAGAACTGCGCCGTACCCTGAACATTGGCACAAAAGACCAGCTGGAGATTCTGATTGACGGTAATTCCGTCGTTCTCCGCAAGTACGCGCCGAACTGCCAGTTCTGCGGCAGCAGAACCAGTCTTTCCACCTTCAGGGACAAGCTGGTCTGCAAACGCTGCCTGGCCGAACTGAAAGAGCTCTGA
- the mgtE gene encoding magnesium transporter: MAEHSVTVENTLQALLSEKKYTTIRDILVTMNPADIAAVFSGVEPEKQPLLFRLLPKELAAESFVEMESEDQEQLIRGISDKELRQVMDELYVDDAVDIVEEMPANVVQRILAQADPEMRKEINEILQYPEDSAGSVMTTEYVKLTPDMTVGDAILRIRRTGVDKETIYTCYVLKNRLLVGTVSVKSLLLAPSDLQTIDSIMDTNLITVSTHTDQEEVAQMMSKYNLLAIPVVDGDNRMVGIVTFDDAMDVVEEETTEDMEIMAGMTPSDKTYLKSSPLDLFIHRIPWLSLLMISATFTGIIISQFEKKLEALTCLAAFIPMLMDTGGNSGSQSSVTVIRALSLGELEFKDLGKVIWKEVRTAVICGLVLSVLCFGKVMLIDRLLMHNEDVSLMVAVVVGLTLAVTVLCAKLVGCTLPMLAKKLGFDPAVMASPFITTIVDALSLLVYFGIATTLLKL, translated from the coding sequence ATGGCGGAACATTCTGTCACTGTCGAAAACACTTTACAGGCCTTACTTTCTGAAAAAAAGTACACTACCATCCGGGACATCCTTGTAACGATGAATCCCGCGGATATTGCTGCGGTTTTTTCCGGCGTTGAACCGGAAAAACAGCCGCTGCTGTTCCGGCTTCTGCCGAAGGAACTGGCCGCGGAAAGCTTCGTTGAAATGGAAAGCGAGGACCAGGAACAGCTGATCAGGGGTATCAGCGATAAGGAACTGCGCCAGGTCATGGACGAACTGTACGTCGATGACGCGGTGGATATTGTCGAAGAGATGCCCGCGAACGTTGTTCAGAGAATCCTGGCCCAGGCAGATCCGGAAATGCGCAAGGAGATCAACGAGATCCTGCAGTATCCCGAAGACTCCGCTGGTTCCGTGATGACCACGGAGTACGTAAAGCTGACACCGGATATGACGGTTGGGGACGCGATCCTGCGGATTCGCCGCACCGGTGTGGACAAGGAAACCATTTATACCTGTTATGTACTGAAGAACCGGCTGCTGGTTGGTACGGTCAGCGTCAAGAGCCTGCTGCTAGCCCCCAGTGACCTGCAGACCATTGACAGCATCATGGACACCAACCTGATCACGGTATCGACCCATACTGACCAGGAAGAAGTTGCCCAGATGATGAGCAAGTACAACCTGCTGGCAATCCCGGTCGTGGACGGCGATAACCGGATGGTCGGTATCGTCACATTCGACGATGCCATGGACGTTGTCGAAGAAGAGACCACCGAGGATATGGAGATCATGGCCGGTATGACGCCGAGCGACAAGACATACCTGAAGTCTTCGCCGCTGGATCTGTTCATTCACCGGATTCCCTGGCTCTCCCTGCTGATGATTTCTGCCACATTTACGGGCATTATTATCTCACAGTTTGAGAAAAAGCTGGAAGCTCTGACCTGCCTGGCCGCCTTTATCCCGATGCTGATGGACACCGGCGGTAACAGCGGTTCCCAGAGCTCTGTTACAGTCATCCGTGCCCTTTCCCTGGGCGAACTGGAATTCAAGGACCTGGGCAAGGTGATCTGGAAAGAGGTAAGGACGGCTGTGATCTGCGGTTTGGTGCTGAGCGTGTTGTGCTTCGGCAAGGTTATGCTGATAGACCGGCTGCTTATGCATAATGAAGACGTGAGCCTGATGGTAGCTGTGGTTGTAGGCCTGACGCTGGCTGTGACAGTGCTGTGCGCTAAACTGGTCGGCTGTACGCTGCCGATGCTGGCGAAGAAACTGGGCTTTGACCCGGCGGTCATGGCCAGTCCGTTTATAACGACCATTGTGGACGCACTGAGCCTGCTGGTATACTTCGGAATCGCGACAACCCTGCTTAAGTTATAA
- a CDS encoding Cna B-type domain-containing protein: protein MKLQKKVGDGEVKDVEGDDATATLSAAHPSHTFEDLVEYEGDQKVTYSVKEVAIEGTYAANFNLGSAEKQDDGSYRITNSEKEAGLTITKSFGDSDLTDAQKGNIVFKVTGNGLKKDGTAVSELTKKYSDFTGDPKKWVLTQADGIMDGVTYTVSETADSVEITVTTGQRP, encoded by the coding sequence GTGAAGCTGCAGAAGAAGGTCGGCGACGGAGAAGTCAAGGATGTGGAGGGTGATGACGCGACAGCGACGCTGAGCGCGGCACATCCGAGCCATACCTTCGAAGACCTGGTCGAATATGAAGGCGACCAGAAGGTCACATATTCCGTGAAGGAAGTGGCGATCGAAGGTACATATGCGGCGAACTTCAACCTGGGCAGCGCGGAGAAACAGGATGACGGCAGCTACAGGATCACGAACAGTGAGAAGGAAGCCGGCCTGACGATTACGAAGAGCTTCGGCGATTCGGATCTGACGGATGCCCAGAAGGGGAATATCGTCTTCAAGGTGACAGGCAACGGACTGAAGAAGGACGGTACAGCCGTCAGCGAACTGACGAAGAAGTACAGCGACTTCACGGGTGATCCGAAGAAGTGGGTACTGACGCAGGCCGACGGTATCATGGACGGCGTGACATACACTGTAAGCGAGACCGCGGACAGTGTGGAGATCACGGTTACAACCGGACAACGACCGTAA